In Vicia villosa cultivar HV-30 ecotype Madison, WI linkage group LG7, Vvil1.0, whole genome shotgun sequence, the DNA window AGCAAAAGTTTCGCGACAAATTTTCTCTGAGCAACTAAGACAATGCTTCTGCTTAAACTGATTCTAGAGGGGTTGGCATAATCTAATAGTATAAACAGGGTATTAGTTGCTGGGACCAAAAGCCAAATAATTAAAGATATTGCAGAGACCAATAGCCAAATTAGTAAAGATGGGTGCTAGTAGTAACACTCTTCTTGTAACACTATTTTTCACTGGTTTAACTCATACATTTAAACCAAGAAAAGAGAGGGTGTGCTGATGTGTTGCTAGTATATTTCATAACTGATTACAAAAAAAAGTATATTTCATTAGTGGAAACTGTACAGAATAGACACTGAAATTTATATTGAAgattaaactaaaaatattgatATTAGATGGAATGTGATAGGCGTAATACTCAAACATTTACAGTACAGTCTTAAATTTAATCTATTTAGGTTTTTCATTACTGCGACGATGAATAATGTTGAATCAGCTTTTTCCACTATTAAATTTTGATAGATCAAGTTGTGCATCGTTTGTGAATTGTGCAGGTGTGCCAGACGAAATTATTAAAAGAGCAGCAGTTGTATTGGATGCTGTTTCAAAAAACAATTGTGTTGAGAGGTTATGCAATGAGAACATCTCAGCCCAAGATGATGAGTATAAGGTGTCATATCAGTTTCCTAAGTCAAattaatgatattatttttggatatCATTTACTCACATAGACACGTTCACGCAGGATGCCAGGGATAAATTGTTGAATTTCGACATTGACAGAGGCGACTTAAACCTATTTTTTGAGGAGATATTCTCCAGTTCCTAATGCATCATGACTAAGTCCTTGGGTTGTAATTTTCATCAAGGAATCTGCAACTACCCGATGAATGTAGATATTAATAGTCTCCATGTATTTCCATGATTGATATGATTAACTAATGGTGGAATTAATGACCGCCATGTATTACAATTTTGTTGTCTATAATTTTTGTTTGATCGCTAACTTCAAGCAGCTACTAGCTGTCTCATATTAATAGGAGACGTGTAAATTGAAGAACCATAAAATATTCTGTCGGCAAAGATCTGCGAAGCTGCCTCTGTAGGATGATATTGATCCCAGAAAACATGGTTTTGTCTATTGGGACAAAGGTTTGAGACGGGCAGGCAAGGAGCCCTGGCATTCAACTCTCCAAGTCCACAACAAGCAGCTTTTACATCTGTAAATCCTGAAATTGACGCAGATTTTTTCAGTATCAAATGGCACAAAACGATAGtaatgatgaattggtgatgtttAAGGTTAAAAACATCACTAATTACATTATGGCCAATGTCATGATGAATTAGTGATGTTTAAGGTTAAAAACATGAgggaaaaaaaaaaacagaattctcagatatttgagagtaaacGATAGTAATACCGTTGGCAGTTGGATTCTGAATGAGGTCACTCATTGCGGCATAAGTATCAAAGTAGGAATAGATTATGCCTTCATTCTCAGATTGCCATTCTTTCAACATAGATTGAAGGCCTTTGTTATATTGAACTGACCAGTAATTGGTTTCTACAACACATTCCGTGTGGTTCTTCAGTCTGAACTCAGGGCAGCATCCAATCACCCCAACTCCAGCAATCTCAAACTTTCGGCCACCATTAGCATATATTCGCTgccaaaataaattcaaaaaaacattaataagagTATATCTACTACGACCCTCTAAgcacaaaatataatataatggcGCAGTTATATGGTGTGTTACCTGTAGTTGCCGTTTTAGTGAGAAAATCATGGAATCAACATACTCTTGTGGAGTGTTTTTCTTACGAAGTTCTGATGACTCAAAGTATCCAAAGAGATCATTGCTTCCAATCACCACaacaaaaattgattttgagagaTGCTCCTGTAGAGAAGTTGCTCCCACTTCTCGTGTCAGCTCCTCATACACATTTGAGTAATACTCCACTTGTCTTCCCAACGGTAAAGATTGTCTCTGCAAATAGAATAATTCAGAATGTAACAACATCATTAGGCGGGGATAGCTCAGTTGGGAGAGCGTCAGACTGAAGATCTGAAGGTCGCGTGTTCGATCCACGCTCACcgcaaaattttaaattttgtgttCTCTAAATTTTGTGGGCCCagctctatattttttatttgaaaaaaagttGAAATCGGTGACTTACATAACGTTGATCTGTACCGTCAAATATTCCAGCACCTGCGGAAGCAAAGCTAACACCATTCATAAAAGATACATTATTCTCATTTTTGTTGGCCTTTGATATCAATGAGAGGTAAGGTGGTGAAGTTGCCAAACCCAATTTCTCACCTACAATCcaacaaattaatatttttcaattgTAATAGTCATCATCAAAGGTATCATATACTATGTGATAATAGATTTTGAATCACTTTACCTATAAAATCAGCAGCATTTTTGCCGTTACTAAATCTCCCAGTTGGTTTTTGATTAAGAAAATCAACACCATAGTGACGATGATTTGCCTTAGCAATAGAAAGAGCCAAGTAATTGTTGTTGCCAACATCTACAAGTGAATCTCCGAAAACATAAACAGCAGGAACCATTTGAGCCATTGAAAAACCATGGTTAAAGATGATAAAAGCAAAGGAACACACAAAGAAAACTCTGAAGTTCATGTTGTGTATTACTATGTGATTGCTTAGTtgaaacttgtttttggttttaaagCAATTCCATAAATTTATAAATGAATGGTACACGTCAATTTGCGCGTGAAAAGTATGATTTGATGAAAAGGTTAGTGAATTAGTGAAGCAAAGTCTGCAAGTATTATCCAGAATATATTCTCCACCCACTTATGTTTGattgtttcttttttaatgtTATTCTATGTTTACAAATTTTGTCGTGTCAAAAGTGAAATTCTTAATATGTGCTTTGGAGCTAAATTTTAATGATCCAACTAGGACATTTTGATTCTTTACATATTGTAAGCTTTATGATCTTAGTTTTTACTGTGGAGCTGATAATCACGTGACAGCCATATACAATTAATTAGTTGATTGAAAGCGAAAGCATTCCATCTGTACTTTAAGGTTTGGTTTAATATATGTTTGTAAGCATGAGGCAGACACGTCAAAATACACTATGGAATATATGTATATCTAACTAATGGAAACTAGATAGTGCTTTAAGGATCATAAGTAAAAGTTAAATGGGTTTTAATGCATGTTTACATTACGAGTTAAACGGGTTTCACTGCAAATTACATTAAACTCTTAGAGACAAATTAGATGCATGGATTACATTACGAGTTTTAATGTATGTTTGAAATTTCGGTGAGTTTAATGTAATTATGATGACGCTTTTTTGTCcaagttttgatttttattcaaaattattatgcaacattgtaacttatatatatatatatatatatatatatatatatatatatatagggcatatcatatgagaatgacataattatatgagaatatgagaatgaatccgaaccattggattttaaaataaatggtggagattatgagtgaatcttttttttctctctcctacttcatttatttcaagatacaggagagagaaaaaaaagattcactcataatctccaccatttattttaaaatccaatggttcagattcattctcacattctcatataaatatgtcattctcatatgatatgccatatatatatatatatatatatatatatatatatatatatatatatatatatatatatatatatatatatatatatataccaaccattggattcatcaagaaagagaaattaatagccacattaatgcattaaccttctctttcttgatgaattcaatggttgatatttattcctctcatctctgattttaaaatgctctcacttgatatgctctatatatatatatatatatatatatatatatatatatatatatatatatatatatatatatatatatatatatatatatatatatatatatatatatatatatatatatatatatatatatatatggtgacaAAAGCAAAGTCAAATCATTTCATTAAGCAAACATTGTATGATGAATTAAATAAAGAACCGTGCATGCCAATAATTGACCGCTTTAGTAAAATTATGAGTATTATAATTTGTTTGACACTTAACGAACTTGatctcaaattattttaaaaaattaacatatTTTGGATATTATTAATAAGAGAATTTATTTATCCAATTCCCTACTTTCTTGGTCAACCGTGGCGAAAACCCCAAAATGCCTTTTGTTTCGggaatgcacttccgaaaacatgtttttttatgaaaaaaattgatttcagaaatgtacatccgaaatattgttttttttcagaaaataggtgaattcggaagtgcgaatgcgaattcaccccccttggaagaattcagaaatgtacttccgaaataaggtatgatacagaagaaaaataacaaacaccaacgattcgatttatttaaaagatgaagattacatcgatcacattacataaaattaaagttacataaacacgggtaggtgagaatgagtcaacattttgataacatcaacccccgatctttgaagtttcgcatccaactcgatcggacccttcgaaggaaattggtcgaaagttgtccacaaaaccgctaaatcttcgtcgttcttgacttcAAATGGGGTGAATTGAACGTCTTCGTCGTCAAGCGATTGCGAGCGATACTCAAGCTTGACAGCCTTCTGATTttccggatattgcaatagcgtgttgagcgacgttatcaattcCGCAAACAGCGTGTCACGCAAGAAGCGGAATTGGAACGACATCAGGTAGCCACTGGTGAAGTAAACAAATGCTAGGTgtgggtaggtttgtgtcatttgtgttttgtggtgtgatgtGTATGAAAAAGATTGTGTTGTATTTATACTTATTGGAGTAATAaaggcccaacaaaccttatcttacATTCAgtggacatttcggaaatgaacttccgaaatatgtcCAAAAACagctatatttcggaaatgaacttccgaattatgcagaaacagaggtgaaaaatcacattttgtgcattgcattctgttttgAGATAACAATAACAAATACATACAAACTAGGCACAACATAAACAATGACAACATTAAACATACTTATAGTATATATGTATTGAAACGGtttgattttacatgataaacgacaatacatacaaaaaataacACGCACCGGTCATTACAAAACAAAACGGTCCGGTTAAAACTAAAATTCGCCGAACCAATCGGCGGCGCTTAGATCTAAAAtcggtatgttcttcgaccgctctctattttcctcacgctcttgcatcatcatttcttcaaattcCGTCATTCTTTCAACGAAAGGATCCgaccaagtctccgcctcatttctcgatcccgtgtcttcgtgttttatcACCCGGTTTGTTGGTACATACCTCCCACCCTTCTCACAATTCAAAACGACAAAAGCTTTCTGTCTACTATtttcattgtcggaccttaaaataacaatgccaagtccaagtttactagcttcactACGAACTCAATCAAGTAATTGTTCACGACaagcgaagctccgatcatttgtaaattgttgtcgtaCATCCACCGTATTGATCATGGATTTAACATcgttaaccggatcgttattaaggTTGACATCTTCTGAAACTACTACGTCATCGGCGACAATATTGTccagatgcaccatacctaacatgtgcaaaaattagcaaaaatggtcaaaactattttttttactgtcaggcattatttcggaagtacatttccaaaATTTGATAGgtaacttatttcggaaatgcacttccgaactGACGGAGTTTTCATCACAGAAATCAGcaacaatgtagtgaaataggggatgaaatgagagatgtttatatcaaattgtagctttctatgatctctttaacgtgatcaacagtttgaaacttgattttgagacgaaaaatggaagTTTTTCggaagttttggagagggttttggtttgttttggagaaaaatgatgaaatagtgaaaatggtatatgaacacattatttcagaaatgcactttaaggtttttgaaaataatgcaTATTCACCTACAAGTCTAACATTAGCATAAAAGTCCCTTATAATATCAATGGTGATTTCATCTAGGGGTTGTTAACACCTGTCATTCTCTATTATTGATTTCTTGCATGAACCTTGAAAGTTCTTCTAGATCCGCCAAGGTGCTTGCAAGTAAACATTGAAGCATCTCTTAAATATATGTATAATGTGAACAATCCGGTCATGCCCCATTTCTATCTACTATATCATAATAGGCTCCTAAACAATCACAATTATCTCGCCTCTGCAAGAGTAAAAATCTTGTCGACAAAAATAGTGCAACCAACCGGCATCATTATATAAGCTATGGAAGCATAGTTAAATCGATCATGAGCATAATGATGCACGCATAAAGTACACATCTGCTCTAGCTTATAATATTGACCCTTACATGCACAAACCTCTCATCCAACGTAATGGTCATGTCACCAAACAACTCTATAACAAAAGCAATAACTCCTTCTTAAATGGGGGTTTCTAGAAATTTCCTTATCGGAAGGTGAAGTAGACAAGAAATGTCATCCAACATAATGGTTATGTCACCAAATGATATATGAAAGAACGAGTTGATGTCTCTAGATGTCATATCTCCACAAATGTTAATAGTGGTGTTCAAAAATATGATTAACTGAATTGTATACTTGAATTGAATTGTATTGCACCATAAAAAAACTAAATCACTTAAATAGTTAATGAATTGAactatttaatttaaacaattcaaatttaGTTTAAAACTGGTTAAGAACCAGTTTATTTTAATAAACTAGTTTAAATATGTAAATTAGTCCTTCATAAAAAAGAATACAAAATAATTGAGAgtaatgaaaatataatataatttttttcaaaaattataaaaaaatattttcaaaaaaaagggaaaaaagataacgaaaatattgctttttaatataattttttaaaagttttttatgaaactaaaaaatgattatataaaattggtttaaaccattttaaaatcttttattcaaaatcatatttttcagaaaatcaacaaaaatcataaaaataaacaaatagaatttttcaatctttttttatttaattcttgAATCTAGTGTATATATGAAACTGTCATACACACCCGTGCCATTAAACTCTTATGAATTTCACTATCCCCTAGCCTCATTTTAAGCTACAGTAGCAAAGGGATTAATGGAGAGAATAAATAGAATTTTATAGTCAAAACAATTTGATAGAATTTCAATCGAGTAAAAAATTGCAGTTCAATAGTGTTGACATAAGTTTATTGAAATTACATTTGTCTATAATAGATACGAAGTTGCGATCTTTACCGAAAAAtgcaaaatattcaaaatttcgTAAGTCATCGATCCTCGTCAACTCCATTTATGCTCACAAAACTAAAATTGCACTAAACTAAATTATTATTCCGGTAACTTCTTCATTGTTCTCTATCTTAACTGTTTATCTTCTACTAAGTTTTTCCCTCTCGACATTTACTCATATAGTAGTCAATTTTAAAACTGGTTCATAAAATATAGTAGTTATAAAaccattttatataataaaaccaatttataaaaataaattggtTCTTAATCGGTTATAAACTGAATTTAAATTGGCTTAATAATTAActaaatttttattgaaatgatttttAAAAACTGAACTAAACCACTATTGTGGTTCAGTGCTATCCAATTCATGAAACATGAACACCCTTAGCTAATACTAATTTTTGGTAAACTTGACTCAAATTGGTCTTCTGGAGTGAAGATAAACCATAATCATCCAACCAAACGTGTATTACTAGTGAGAGATATAATGAAACTCACTATAAAAGTTTATTTCTATGTTTAACGATCTCTAGTTTTTTCTTCGCACCTCTTTTCAGAGaacaatttaaaaaatgaattataaattataaatatttactaTAATAAAAGAATATTCAACATAAaattagggatgtcaacttgcctctattAGCGGGGATCTTCATAGAAATTCCCCGTTTGGGGCCCCAAAAACTGAGAAATTTTCTCCCGCAGAGATGGGGATGGGGAACAAAGCTTCCCCGAAGGAACTTTAGGGACGCagaaatatataacaattaagCTTGCCCGAAGGATATTACAATAATATAGCTTGAATTTTATTAAGGATATTATCTTCTATAAAAGTTTCCCCGAAGGATATAACTTAATTAAGGATATTATCTTCTACAAAAGTTTCCCCGAAGGATATTACAATTAAGATTGAACTTTATTGGTGAAGATGCCATAGAAAATGAAGGAAATGAGCAAGAGGTTGAAGGTGGTGAAGAAGATGTTCCTCCTTCCCATGGTCCACATGGACCAAGTAATCAAGATATGATTAACTTCATGACTCAACAATTTGAAACTCTTAACACCTCCATCAACAACCAATGGAACTCCATCAATGAATCCACTACAACTCGGATTAATAATTTTCGCCATGATGTGAACCAACAATTCTCTTGCCTTTACACACATCTTCACATTCCACCATATGATCCGAATAACCCGGCTGCCCCTACTCCAATGGTTCCACCTATTCAAACTCATTTTCCCTACCAAGgaccaaacttcttcaacaacaacaataccaacaaTGAGATGGACCAATCTTAATATGTTTTATTAGTTATGTCTCTCAAATTTGTTGCtttattagtttagtatgttGCTTTTATGATCATATCATGTCATGTTATGTTATTTTTAGTCAAGTTTTATGTAAGGTACTTGCTACCATAAACCTTATTTGAATTACTTATCTTTATATTTTAATGATTAAGCTTTTAATGTCCTATGTTATGGTATATGTTATACTACTATTTTTCACCCATCTTTCCcttctttttgataatgtcaaAGGGGGGGAGAAAGGTGTTATATGTTATGCTTGTGTATTTCCTTGTCTTAAACTTTTAAGGTACAAAAAATACTTCAAGATGATCATGTCCAAATAATTATAAACTTCACATACAAAGGGAGAGTTATACATCTTAGGGGGAGAATTTTTTCGGAAATTACAAAGCGTCAATAAgattgtttgtcatcatcaaaaagggggagaatgtaaattcAAGCTTCTCAATGAAAgactttgttttgatgaagacaaatctcttaGTATCAAGAAGGCAAGGATGTTATTCAAATATAAAGCATTATAGTCAAGACTATGGTTCAAGCATAAAAAAGAAGGTATAACAATAACTCTCACAAAATACTCAAGTCTTGGTTACTCAAAACATCAAAGATCATTACATACCTTTGCCATAACCCTAACACAAAATACTTAGACAAAAATTCCTTTTATCAttatgtgcaatcgattgcacactttAAGCAATCGATTGCTCCCTCTTCCAGTAGCCTAATTTTTTCTCTGCCTTACCATGCAATCGATTGCTACTATGGTGCAAAGCCTTCTCAAAAAATTGCCTAAAAAACACTTAGCATATTTTTTGACCTattagtgcaatcgattgctgtattggtgcaatcgattgcttgctgaagctttttcaaaaaatatagttGTTGGCCCTTGTGcaatcaattgaagtttttgtgcaatcgattgcaccttgTACGAAATTGAAAAACCAGTAGCTTTTTAGACACCCTTTCATACACCACTTCATGGAACCATTTCATTTCAAATTGACAATTGTTCATGGTATTTCTTCATTCATTTTCCATGTTTCAAAGGAGTGTTATGCACATTTAAATACAAAgaatttcaaatcacaaattacCTCTTCCAAcaaaactcttagaaattttcagaatTCATTTCTTACATTCTTCAACCTTTACTCAAAATTTCTTGTGCATATTTTCACATTATCCAAAACAGAAAAAAATCTTGAGCAATTTATTACTTAAGAATTGAGAATTACTGtcattggaagggaagatcaatttATTTGATACATCACTTAAAATGATCACcattattcaaatctctattcaAAAGGTTCTTGTTATAATCTTATTTTTCATgattgttgaaaataagattgtTATTGACTTGCTTTCTAGGATTGTTAGAAGCAGAGGTTACTTGATTAAGGAGAGGATGATTCTCTTAATCATTTGGATTGATTAAGGAGAGGATTGTTATCTTAATCATTTGTTAGTCAatcacaagaggattgttcttgtggATTGCATAGGCTATTGTAAGGTGCTTACATTAGTAAAAATCTCTTTTATGTTGAAAGTGGACTGGAGTACTCTTGGACTGTGAGGGGAATCAATATACATCgccgtgtcatttatttttctgcactttacattattCATAACATCATCATAACCAGAAAAATAATACCATCATCTCCAAACACCGATAAAATTTTAAAGTACTTAATTCaacccctcttaggcgcactcttgaacttacaattggcatcatagcaggttataggtaacctATTCCTAAAAGATCCAGATGGCTTCCTCAAATCAAAATCTCGTTTTTAGAGACGGTGGTAGGAATAGCAAACCTCCATTGTTCTGTGGacaatactttgacttttggaaaattcgtatgAAGGCTCATTTataagcacaaggagaagaagtatgggaggctgtcctagaaggtcctcatgttcctgtaaCTGTCGTCAATGGTGTTGGATCAGATAAACCAAAAGCCTCATGGGATGAAAACGATAGAAAtaaggttcttgctgacaaaacgGCTACCAATCTTCTTCAAGGAGCACTTAGCATGGACAGGTTCTTTCATGTTTCGACATGTACAACGGCTAAACAAATATGAGATATAttagtagaaactcatgaaggaaccgttgaaGTTAAGAGATTTCGATTAAATACTTTGAGTCAAGAATATGAATTATTTAGAATGCAGCCCGGAGAAACCATTCTTGAACTACAAAAGAGATTTGTTCACTTAATAAATTATGTAGACGCTCTTGGAAAGAAAATTTCTATCGAGGAACAAAATCTTAAAGTTCTAAGATCCTTAACCAGAGAATGGCAACCAAAGGTAACGATAATATCCGAGAAGAAGACTCTAACAAAAATGACTTCCGCAACATTGttcggaaaacttcaagaatacgaAATAGAACTCGGAAGACTTCAAAAGCATGAAAGTTTAGATTCAAATTCCAAAGGCATTGCTTTGAAAGTAGATTCTATGAACGATGATCCTCCGATGGAAGATGAAGATTTCATGATCCTTGTTAAAAGACTTGGTAAGTTCTTTGGTTAAAATGATAAATCCTTTCATGTAAAGAGAAAGAAACATTTCAAGAAAAATGAGGCTTCCACTTCAACGCAAGatgtcacatgctatgaatgtggtaAGCAAGGTCATATAAAACCAGATTGTCCTAAACTTTCCAAGAATCGTGGTGTCAAAGGCAAGAAggacttcaaaaataaaaaggcctatgtTGCATGGGAagacaatgaaataagttcatcaTCCGATTCGGATAGCgacgaaagtgcaaatctagctTTGATGGCTTCACACCATTCCGATGATGAAAACGACGAGG includes these proteins:
- the LOC131615797 gene encoding GDSL esterase/lipase At5g55050-like, giving the protein MNFRVFFVCSFAFIIFNHGFSMAQMVPAVYVFGDSLVDVGNNNYLALSIAKANHRHYGVDFLNQKPTGRFSNGKNAADFIGEKLGLATSPPYLSLISKANKNENNVSFMNGVSFASAGAGIFDGTDQRYRQSLPLGRQVEYYSNVYEELTREVGATSLQEHLSKSIFVVVIGSNDLFGYFESSELRKKNTPQEYVDSMIFSLKRQLQRIYANGGRKFEIAGVGVIGCCPEFRLKNHTECVVETNYWSVQYNKGLQSMLKEWQSENEGIIYSYFDTYAAMSDLIQNPTANGFTDVKAACCGLGELNARAPCLPVSNLCPNRQNHVFWDQYHPTEAASQIFADRIFYGSSIYTSPINMRQLVAA